From a region of the Phragmites australis chromosome 21, lpPhrAust1.1, whole genome shotgun sequence genome:
- the LOC133903513 gene encoding silicon efflux transporter LSI3-like produces MAQLAPLPKVVFGSAAFGVFWMLAVFPSVPFLPIGRTAGALLGAVLMIVFHVISPDDAYASIDLPILGLLFATMVVGGYLKGAGMFKHLGALLAWRSQGGRDLLCRVCVVTALASALFTNDTCCVVLTEFVLELAAERKLPAKPFLLALATSANIGSSATPIGNPQNLVIAFNSKITFLQFFFGILPAMLAGMGVNMVMLLCMYWKDLEGASPDVVAAGKEMEAIEEGRSPLSVLSLKSPAAGNGNYGHSHDADSVMSENKSTKHRWFMQCSEHRRKLFLKSFAYVVTVGMLIAYMLGLNMSWTAITTAIALVVVDFRDAEPCLDKVSYSLLVFFSGMFVTVSGFNKTGLPGAIWKFMAPYSKIDHVSGVTVLSVIVLLLSNLASNVPTVLLMGDEVAASAATISASAVTRSWLLLAWVSTVAGNLSLLGSAANLIVCEQARRAPRNAHDLSFWSHVVFGAPSTLVVTAIGIPLIGKVSI; encoded by the exons ATGGCTCAGCTGGCGCCTCTGCCCAAGGTGGTGTTTGGTTCGGCGGCGTTCGGGGTGTTCTGGATGCTGGCCGTGTTCCCATCGGTGCCGTTCCTGCCGATCGGGCGCACGGCGGGAGCGCTGCTGGGCGCGGTGCTCATGATCGTCTTCCACGTGATCAGCCCCGACGACGCGTACGCCTCCATCGATCTGCCCATCCTCGGCCTGCTCTTCGCCACCATGGTCGTCGGCGGCTACCTCAAGGGCGCCGGCATGTTCAAGCACCTGGGCGCGCTGCTGGCGTGGCGGAGCCAGGGGGGCCGCGACCTGCTCTGCCGCGTCTGCGTCGTCACCGCGCTCGCCAGTGCGCTCTTCACCAACGACACCTGCTGCGTCGTGCTCACCGAGTTCGTGCTCGAGCTAGCGGCCGAGCGCAAGCTCCCCGCCAAGCCGTTCCTGCTCGCGCTCGCCACCAGCGCCAACATCGGGTCCAGCGCCACGCCCATCGGCAACCCGCAGAACCTGGTCATCGCCTTCAACAGCAAGATCACCTTCCTCCAGTTCTTCTTTGGCATCCTGCCGGCCATGCTCGCCGGCATGGGCGTCAACATGGTTATGCTGCTCTGCATGTACTGGAAGGACCTGGAGGGCGCCAGCCCCGACGTGGTGGCCGCCGGGAAGGAGATGGAGGCCATCGAGGAGGGACGGTCGCCGTTGTCAGTACTATCTCTCAAAAGCCCCGCCGCCGGCAACGGAAACTACGGCCACAGCCACGACGCCGACTCGGTGATGTCGGAGAACAAATCGACCAAGCACCGGTGGTTCATGCAGTGCTCCGAGCACAGGCGGAAGCTGTTCCTCAAGAGCTTCGCGTACGTCGTCACCGTCGGTATGCTCATCGCCTACATGCTCGGGCTCAACATGTCGTGGACCGCCATCACCACCGCCATCGCGCTCGTTGTCGTCGACTTCCGCGACGCCGAGCCGTGCCTCGACAAG GTGTCCTACTCGCTGCTGGTCTTTTTCTCGGGGATGTTCGTGACGGTGAGTGGGTTCAACAAGACGGGGCTCCCGGGGGCCATCTGGAAGTTCATGGCGCCATACTCAAAGATCGACCACGTCAGCGGCGTCACCGTCCTCTCTGTCATCGTCCTGCTCctctccaacctcgcgtccaaCGTGCCGACCG TGCTGCTGATGGGGGACGAGGTGGCTGCGTCGGCGGCGACGATCTCGGCGTCGGCGGTGACGCggtcgtggctgctgctggcgTGGGTGAGCACGGTGGCGGGCAACCTGTCGCTGCTGGGGTCGGCGGCGAACCTCATCGTGTGCGAGCAGGCGCGCCGCGCGCCGCGAAACGCCCACGACCTCAGCTTCTGGAGCCACGTCGTGTTCGGCGCCCCCTCCACGCTCGTCGTCACCGCCATCGGCATACCACTCATCGGCAAGGTCAGCATCTAG